GTCGGCGAGCACCTTCGCGAGCGCGGTCCCCCACGCGCCCGCGCCCAGCACCGCGACCTTCCGTTCGACCTGCGCGCTCGTCATCGCTCCAAGATACCAACTCTGGTAGCCTGCGGGGGCTTTGCAGAAGACCTTTGGGGCCTGGCTCGCCGTCGTGGCGCTCGCCGGGTCATCCGCTCTCAACGCCGGCTGCAGCTGCAACCCGGCCTGCCAGTTCCGGGGGACCATCAACCAGCCCGAGAACCTCTCGATGCGCCGGTCGATGCTGCGGAAGGCGATGGGTGACTTCTGCAAGCAGATGAAGAGCCGCAACGCCCCGCTGAAGCTGAGCGCCGACTCGCCGGTGATTGGGCGCTTCTATCCGAGCCAGTGCACCGCGAGCGAGGGCGACACGCTCCACGTGACCTTCGCCGGCATGGGCTACGCCTGGACCAACGTCACGAAGAAGGTGACCTTCAACGGCGGCGGGTCGGCCGCGTTCCGGTACGACTTCCAGGTGACCGACGGCGATCAGTGCGACATCTACTCGTACTTCCGCCCGCAGCGCATCGACGCGTCCAACTTCCAGACCCATCGCATCGAGAGCCCGCTCGCGACGATGTTCGCCGGCATCTCCTCGCTCGGGAACGACTTCGGCAAGCAGACGCTCGCGCAGAAGCTGCAGGAAGGGTTCACCGTCATCGCGAAGGACGGGAGCGAGGCCAACGTGGAGCTCGCGCTCGGCATCGTCCCGCTCGGAAAGAAGCCGTTCCACCCGTACCAGGTCGAGCGCGGCGACGGGCGCGTCACCTACGAGAACGAGCGCACCGAGGTCCACCAGAACCAGCGCGACTTCATCGGTCCGATCGTGGTGGAGGAGGAGAAGAAGGCGATCTACCTCACCGCCGCGGTCGACGGCATCCCCGCGATCGACGTCCTCGTGATGCGCAAGGCGGACGCGGAGCAGTCGCTCGGCCTCTACTACGAATACGCGCAGTCGGGCCCGCTCCAGGGCACGCCGATGCGGTCGGAGGTCCTCGCGCAGGGGAATCAACTGAAGCGTTCGATTGTCGTTCCGCCCGGGACCTATTACATCGTCCTGGACAACACCCCGACCGCCGGTCAGGTGGCCCCGGTGGTGAACGCGCTCGACGACCGCGCCGCCGTCGTCAACTACCTCATCCAGATCGGCGACGCGTCGTGAGCGAAGAAGAAGAGACGGTCGAGGCGAAGGAGGAGGCGAAGGAAGAGGTCGCCCCGGCGAAGGATGCGCCGCCAAAGCCCGCGCGCGAGCACAAGAAGCCGGAGCGGCCGCCGATCAAGGTGCTGCGCACGGTGTACTGGGCGCTCTGGTTCGTCCTCACGCCGTTCCTCCTCGCCTGCATCCTCGTCTGGGCGCTCACGCCCGCGAGCGGGATCGATCGCGGCGGCGTCCTCGGCTGGATCGAGGAGCGCGTGCGCGATCAGCCGGTCCCGTTCGGGATCGTCACGTTCACGATGTTCGAGATGGCGCTGTGGTGGGTGCGCCATCACCTCCCGCTCGCGTACCACGCCCATCCGCCGCTGCGCGACGGCCTGCCGAAGGGGATCCGCGGCCCGTTCGAGAAGGCGCGCGCGCTCGTCGAGGAGGCGGAGGCGATCCTCGAGAAGAACAAGGGCGCGATCGAGAAGGAGCTCTCGGCGAAGGAGCGCGCGACGCTCAAGGCCGACCTCGACGCGCTCGAAGACGCGATGGAGCGTGAGCCGTTCGACGAGGAGGCGTTCCTCGAGGCGGCGGTGAAGGCCGACGGCGAGGTCGACACGAAGCTCGGTCGCTGGCGCAAGAGCGAGGCGCGCGAGTACGCCGAGTCGATCCTGATCGCGATCGCGGTCGCGATGGCGCTGCGCGCGTTCGTGGTCGAGGCGTTCAAGATCCCGAGCGGCTCGATGATCCCCACCTTGCAGGTCGGCGATCACATCTTCGTCAACAAGTTCACCTACGGCCCCGCGATCCCGTGGACGCAGTCGCGGCTGTGGTCGCGCATGCCGCCCGAGCGCGGCGACGTGATCGTCTTCGCGTTCCCCGAGCACCCCGATCAGGACTTCATCAAGCGCGTCATCGCGATCCCGGGCGACAAGCTCGAGGCGCGCGGCGGCCACCCGATCATCAACGGGTGGGAGGTGCCGAGCTGCTCCGCCGGCACCTACAGCTACAGCGAGGCCCCCGACGGCTCGAAGCGCGAAGGTGAGGTCTTCGTCGAGTTCCTCGAAGACGAGGCTTACCTCACGTTCTACGATCGCTCGAACCTCGGCTCCGAGTACCAGGGCCCGTACTTCGTGAAGCCGGGCGAGGTCTGGGTCATGGGCGACAACCGTCACAACAGCCACGACTCGCGGCTCTGGTTCGGCGGCACCGGCGGCGGAGTCCCTTACGAGAAGATCAAGGGGCGCGCGCTCTTCGTCTGGCTCAGCGTCTCGGACTCGATCGACTGGTCGCGCATGTTCGCGCCGGTCATGGGGCGTCCGCCGAGCCACGGTCCGTTCCCCGGCATGAACCCCGCGCTGAAGGCGCTCGAAGGCCCGGTCGACAAGTGCCTCCGCGCGCGCCCTCCGCTCGAGAAGACGCGGCCGCCGGCGGGCGGGGGTACGATCCGGTGATGAAGCTCGCGGGTGTGCTCGTGGTCACGGCCTTGCTCGGCGCGTGCGCGGCGGCGGAGAAGGGCGCGCGCGAAGACCCGATGAAGTGCGAGCGCGATCCGAAGTGCGATAAAAAGCGCGGTCGCACGGCGGACTGCTCGACGCAGTGCACGGACGATCCCGCCTGCATGGAGCGCTGCGAGCAGATGCAGGCGCCGTCCAAGCTCGGTCGCTGATGCGCCGCGCCTGCGCCGTCGCCGTCGTGGCGGCCGTCGCATGCGAGAGCGGGATGGCGGCGTCGCCGCGGCAGGTGCGCGAGCACGTCGAGATCGCGAGCGGCGCTCGCCTCAAGGCGGTGGTCTGGGAGATCGGCGGAGATCCCGACGTCCGGCGCTTCGACCATTTCTTCGACCTCGCGCGGAACGAGGAGTGCGCGTTCGTCGACGGCGAGCGCGCCAACGTCGCGCCGGGTCCCGTCTACTACTGCCTCCCTCGCGGCGCCGCGGTCCACGACGTCGACGGGCTGCTCGCGTTGTACGAAGACGCGAGCTGCACCGCGCCGGTCGCGCTCTCGCCGTTCGACGGGCCGTCGGGGTACGTCGTCGCGCGGCCTCGCGACGCGTGCGCCGCGTCGTTCGTCGTTCACCGCGCGGGCGCGCCGCGCACGATCGAGCCGTACGTGCGGACGGACGACGGCTGTCTCCCGCGCGGAGGCCCCGCGGTGGTGCAGTCGCTCGGCGAGGTGATCCCGCTCGCGTCGTTCGTGCGCGCCGTCGAGGAGCCGGCGCTGGCGGACACGCGGATCCGGCCGCTCGTGCTCGCCGCCGCCGACGGCGCGCGGCAGCCGCTCGGCGGCTGGGACGACGAGCGGAAGGAGGTCGTGCGCGTCCCGAACGCGGCGGTGCTCGGCGAGGCGCGCTGGTTCCCCGCGCGCGTCGCGTTCGCCGGCGGCGGCACCGTCCTCTTCTCGCGGCCCGGGTGCGAAGCGCCGGCGCTGACGAAGAACGCGCGCGACGCGCAGTGTCCGCTCACCGCCGCGTTCGCGTATTCCGGGGAATGCGGTGGAGGAGACTACGTCGCGCTCGGCGCGCGCCTCGATCCCGCGACGCTCTGGCAAGAGGACGGCAGCGGGCGCTGCGTCGGCGCCGACGGCGGCGCGGGCGCGTCCGTGCTCGCGTTCGCGCGGGGCCCCGTCATCCCGCGCGCGTCGTTCGCGGAGGCGGTGCCGACCGAGCGCGGGGCGGGGCGCGTCCGGCTCCACGGGTACGCGTTCGCGTTCGACACGTTCTACGACACCGCGACGTCGGCTCCCTGCGCGCCGATGCCGGCGGCGGACGGGACGACGCGCTGCCTCCCGACCGTGTCGGCGTCCGGCGTCCTCTTCGCCGATCCCGCGTGCACGATCCCGGCGCTCGAGCAGCACCCCGATCCGTGTGGGCTCGCGCCGCTCCCGGCGTTCGTGCGCTCGAGCGGCCGCGTGTTCGAGGTGACGGACGAGGTGAAGGCGCTCTTCGAGCGGGACGGCGCGAGCTGCCGCCGCCGCGCGGTCTCCGCCGGCGCGCGCGCCTACGTCCTCGTAGAGGTGGACCTCGAGCCCTTCGCACCCGCGACGACGCGCGAGCTATGAGGTACGACTCCCGGTGATGAGCACGAAGAAGACCGTGATGGTGACGTTGTTCCAGGAAGGCTCGACGTGCGCGATCCCGGTGCCGTTCGATCCGAAGGAAGTCTTCGGCAAGACGCGCGCAAAGGTTGTAGTGACGATCAACCGGCACACGTACCGGAGCACGATCGCGTCGATGGGCGGCTCGCTCTGGATCCCGTTGCGGAAGAGCAACCGCGAGGCGGCGGGCGTCGCGGGGAGCGAGACGTTGAAGGTCACGCTGGAGCTCGACGAGGAGAAGCGGGAGGTGAAGCCGCCGGCCGACCTCGTGAAGGCGCTCGAGGCCGCGCCGCCGGCGTGGGACGCCTGGAAGGCGCTCTCGTTCTCGCACCAGCGCGAGCACGTCGAGGCGATCGAGGAGGCGAAGAAGCCGGAGACCCGCGCGCGCCGGCTCGAGAAGGCGGTGGAGATGCTGTCGAAGCCGAAGGCAAAATCGAAGGCGAAATGACCTTTTACGCGACGTTGCTGATCCTCAAGTTCCTCGCCGTAATGGCTTATGCCGGCGCGGCGACTGCCGCTTATCTCGCGCCGGACGCGGCGGCGCGGAAGTGGCTGGCGCACCGCGTGGCGGGGCCGGCGATCACGGTCGTGTGGACGGCGGGTTATACGCTGATGACGCTCAAGGAGATCCGGTTCACCGAGCTCTGGATCGTGGCGGGCGCGGTCGGCTCGCTCGCGGCGAACCTGATCCTGATCCGCAACGTCGGGCGGCCGTCGCTCCCGCGCTGGGCGTGGGTCGGCACCGCGGCGCCGCTCGTCGTCGTGGTCGCGTGCATGGTGTTGAAGCCGACGTGGGAAGGAGTGCTGCGATGAAGACGCTTCGGCTCGTGAGCCTGCTCGAAGGGATCTCGCTCCTCGTGCTCGTCGGCATCGCGATGCCGCTGAAGCACGTCTGGCACATGCCGCTCGCGGTCCGGATCTGCGGGATGATCCACGGCGTCTTGTTCCTCGCGCTCGTCTCGGCGCTGGTGCGGACGCAGAGCGAGCGCGGCTGGCCGTTGTCGCGCGTCGCGCGCCTCATCGCCCTCGCGCTGCTCCCGTTCGGGTTCATCCCGATCGAGCGCGAGCTGCGACGCGACGCATGACGAGCACGAAGCACCTCGTGCAGTTCATCGTGCAGCAGGGCTTCGACTGAAACGCGGGGCCGGCCGCGCAGTGGCGGCGTCCGGGTCTCCTGACGCGTCTCTTCGGCGCGGTCTAGACTCGTGCGCGATGCATCTCTTCGAGCCGCTCGCGCTTCGTGGCGTCACCCTCGCGAACCGCATCGTCGTCTCTCCGATGTGCCAGTACTCGGCGGAGGACGGGCATCCGGGCACGTGGCATCTCGTCCATCTCGGCAGCCGCGCGGTGGGCGGCGCCGCGCTCGTCTTCACGGAGGCGACGGCGGTGGAGCCGCGGGGCCGCATCTCTCCCGCCGACACGGGCATCTGGAGCGACGCGCACGCGGAGAGCTGGGCCCCGATCGCGCGCTTCATCGCCGCGCACGGCGCCGTCCCCGCGATGCAGCTCGCGCACGCGGGCCGCAAGGCGAGCACGGCCCCGCCGTGGGACGGCGGCAAGGAGGTGCCTCCCGCCGCGGGCGGCTGGCAACCCGTCGCGCCGAGCGCGCTCCCCTTCGCCGACGGCTACCCGCTCCCCGCGGCGCTCACGCGCGCGGAGATCGACGGCGTCGTCGAGGCCTTCGCCGCCGCCGCGGCGCGCGCGGTGGCCGCGGGCTTCCGCGTCGTCGAGATCCACGCCGCGCACGGCTACCTGCTCCACGAACATCTGTCGCCGCTCTCGAACCATCGCACGGACGACTACGGCGGCACGTTCGAGGGCCGCACGCGCCTCCTCCGCCGCGTCGTCGAGCGCGTGCGCGCGTCGATCCCGGACGCGTGCCCGCTCTTCGTCCGCGTCTCGGCGACGGACTGGGTCGACGGTGGCTGGACCCTCGACGACACCTGCACCCTCGCGCAGTCGCTGGTAGACGCAGGCGTGGACCTGCTCGACGTCTCGAGCGGCGGCCTCTCCCCGCAGCAGCGGATCCCGCTCGGCCCGGGCTACCAGACACCTTTCGCCGCCGAGGTCCGCCGCCGAAGCGGCCTACGCACGGGCGCGGTGGGCCTCATCACGTCGCCGCAGCAAGCGGACCACGTCATCCGGACGGAGCAAGCCGACCTGGTCTTCCTCGCGCGGGAGCTCCTTCGCGACCCATATTGGCCCCAGCGCGCCGCAGGCGCGCTGGGCGCGGGGGTGGCGCCGCCGCGCCAATACGCCCGCGCGTGGTAGGCGAATCGCATCTTCCTCGAGGCGCGCTAGCTGTCGGCCTGTCGCTGTTTTCGCGGTCGGCGGCTAGTTAGATTCGAGGCAAATTCGATCTGCGTGTTGAACGGGAATGGGCGCGGACGAGCTGTCGCTTGGGTGTGAGTGCTACGTGAGCTGCCTCGATTCGTTGGCCACGGCGGCCGGACGTGGGGCTCGACGCGACTACGAACCCACGAGTCGTGTGAGCAGGCACGAGGCGCCGGCGATGCCCCATCCCGCGAGGACTTCGCGGGGCGTGTGGCGGCCCTCGCGCACGCGGGCCCAGCTGACCGAGAGCGCGACGATGAGGAACGGCCATGGGCCTCGCGACGACGTCGCGGAGATGAGCACGACCACGCCGACCGGGACCGCGACGTGGCCGCTCACCTTGGTCCCGACCACCGTCGTCAGCGTGAAGAGCGCGGTCGCGATCAGGTTCGCGGTCGTGATGTCGCGCACGATCGCCGGGGCGTCCACGAGATGCACCGCGACGAGGATGACCGTCGCGGCGACGAGGGCGAGCAAGAGGAACCGGGGCCGCTCGGCGCGCACCGACAGGTCACGATCCGAGTACCAGCCTCGCTTCAAGCCGACCCACCAGGTCGCCGCGAGCGGGAGCACCGCGAGGACGAGCACCAGCGTCCAGCCGAGGGCCGCGCGTGTGTCGCGGAGCGTGCTCCACGCGAGCGCGAAGACGCCGAGAGGACCGATGAACCCCGGATGCAGCGCCACGCCCAGCGATCGCGCGAGCGGGTAGACGCGGCGCCGGTCGAAGAGCGACCAGACGATCAAGCCGACGGACGCACCTGCCGCGTCGACCACGAGATCGAACAGCTCCTCACCACCGGGAAGACGTGACCTCGAGAGCGCCTGCGCGAGCTCCTGCGAGCCCGCCACGAGCAAGAACGCCCCCGCGGCGAGGACCACGCGCGCCGCGCCAGGCGACGACGACGGAAACAACCACGCGGCCAGCGCCACCGCCAGCGAGCCATAAAGGACGCTGTGCGCGACGATGTGAAGGGGCTCGCTGGCCAACGCTCGACCGAGGAGCGAACCTGCGGACGGCGCCACATGCTCGAGCGCGAGGGCACACGCGACCATTCCCAGCCCCATCAGTACGACCAACCACCTTGCGCGCATTCCCGTTCAGCATGCGCGGTTTGCCGCGTCGCGCGAGGCGGAACGTGGTGACCGGTCGGAACGGGCGTCGAACGGTCGCGAGATCGGATAGCGTGGCTCGGTCGAGGGTCGAGGGGCGCCGGGCGAGGTCGAGGAGGGAACGTGACTGGCTACACCGTTCATCGCTGTCCGCACTGCGGCGGTCCTTTGCCGGCGCCGTCGGCGACGCGGATGGAGCGCTGCAAGTTCTGCTCGCTCCTCCTCGCGCCGGGACCAGGTGGGTGGCGCGCGGCGCCGGCGGAGGCGCGGGACGAACCGCTGCTCGAGCCGCACTTGCCGCGGCTCTGGGTCGGCGGCCTCCGCTACGCCGTGCTCGGGCGCCTCGCCCACGGCGACGCGAGCGACGTCTATCGTGCGCGACGCGACGCGCGGCTCACCGAGCACGTGCTCCTCAAGATCGCGCGCACGGAGGCCGACCACGCGCGCCTCGAACGCGAACAGGAGACGCTCGCCGCGCTCGAGTCGTCGCGCGTCCAGGGCGCCGCGCATTTCACGCGGCTCCTTCCGCAACGCGTCGATCACGGCGTCGCGCGGCTCGGCATGAACGGCCGCGACGGAGAGTGCCGCTGCACCGTCCTGCGCTGGCGGAGCGGCTTCGTTCACACCTTCGACGACGTCTTCCGCGCGCACTCCGCCGGCGTCACGCCGGAGAGCTCGGTGTGGATGTGGAAGCGCGTCCTCGAGCTCCTCGGGTGGGTTCACCGAAACGACGTCGTGCACGGCGCGGTGGTGCCGGCGCACATGCTCTTGCACGCGCGGGATCATGGCGTCGTCCTCGCCGGGTGGTCGAGCGCAGCCCGGAGCGGCGGCTCCGTCACGCCGCAGACGGACATCGCGATGAGCGCACAGGCCATCCTGCGCGCGCTCGGCGGGGCATCCGCGCCCGCGCCGCTCGCGCGACTGCTCGAGATGCACGCTCACCGCGAGGCAGGGTGCGAGACCGACGCCTGGGCGCTCAAGGACCGCCTCGACGCCGTCGCGCGCGAGGTCTTCGGACCGCCGCGGTTCGTTCGATTCGAGATGCCGGGTTGGTCTTGACGCTATTGGGCAATTGAGCACGAGGAGGCAACGATATGGGGTTTGGGAGCTATAGCTACGAAGCGCACCAGGCGATCGCCGCGAAGCGCGCTGCGCTGCCGGCGCAAGAGGTCTTCAGCCAGCGCAGCATTCATCCGCTCATGGATCCGAAAGGGGTAAAGTTCCGCGAGTGCCGCGACAGCCCCGATCACCCGAATTCGATCGGCATCGTCTTCGCTTTGGACGTGAGCGGATCGATGGGCCAGATCCCCGAGCAGATCGCGCGCAAGGAGCTCCCGACCTTCATGAAGGCGCTCGGGAACGCCGGCGTCGCGGACCCGCAGGTCCTCTTCATGGCATTCCAGGACTGCGCCGGCGGCGTGGCCCCGCTCCAGGTGGGTCAGTTCGAGTCGACCGCCGAGCTCATGGATCAGTGGCTCACGTGGTGCTGGATCATGGGCGGCGGCGCGAGCGCATACGAGTCGTACGACCTCGCCTTCTATTTCGCGGCGCATCACACGAAGATGGATTGCTTCGAGAAGCGAAAGAAGAAGGGATACTTCTTCATGAGCGGCGACGAGCCGTGTTACCCGGCGCTCAAGGCGGAGTGGGTGGAGCGATTCGTCGGCGACAAGCCCGCCGCGGACATCCCGCTCGACAAGGTCGTCGCCGATCTCGAGCAGACCTTCCACGCCTTCTATCTCGTCCCCGACGCCGCGCGCGGCGCCCGCGTCGCGCCGTTCTGGAAGAAGTACCTCGGCGAACGCGCGATCGTGCTCGCGAGCCCGGAGGACACGTGTCCCGTCGCCGCCGGCGCGGTCGCCCTCTCGGAGGGCGCGGTCCCCACCGTCGCAGCGCTCGGCGAGCGCCTCGCGAGCTCGGGCCTGACGGCCGACAGGGTGGAGCGCGTCGTGACGGCGCTCTCACCGTGGGCGAAATCGATCGGCAGGGGCTGAAGACGATGGGCTACGGCGGATACAGCTTCGAGGCACATCAGGCGATCACCGCCGCCCGCGTCGACCTTCCGGCGCAGGAGGTCTTTCGCCAGCGCGAGGTGCATCCGCTCATGCGCCCGCACGGGATCAAGGTGCGCGAGAGTCGCGACAGCGCCGGACATCCCTCCTCGCTCGCGATCGTGCTCGCGCTCGACGTCACCGGCTCGATGGGCGCGATCCCGGAGCTCCTCGCGAAAGAGGAGCTGCCGGGGCTCATCAAGATGCTGATGGCGCACGGCGTGAGCGATCCGCAGGTCTGCTTCATGGCCATAGGCGACGCGTTCCACGATCGCGCGCCGCTCCAGATTGGCCAGTTCGAGTCGACGGCGGAGCTCATGGACCAGTGGCTCACCTGGTCATGGCTCGAAGGCAAAGGGGGAGATCCGGGCCACGAGTCCTACGAGCTCGCGCTCTACTTCGCGGCGCGGCACCTCGAGCTCGATTGCTTTCGGCTGCGCGGCAAACGCGGATACCTCTTCATGACCGGCGACGAAAAGCCTTATCGGCACCTGTCGCGGAGCGTCGTGCGGAGCGTCCTCGGCGACGAGCTCGAGGACGATCTCCCGCTCGCCGTGGTCGTCGACGAGGCGCAGCGCATGCTCGAGCCGTTCTTCCTCATTCCCGATCTCGAGCGGAGGCGGCAGTGCGAGCGCGCCTGGCGTGACGCCCTCGGCGATCGCGTCGTCTGCATGGAGAGCCCGCGCGACACGACCGCGTGCATCGCCGCGATCGTCGCGATCCACGAAGGCGCGGCGCCCGATCTCGACGCCGTCGCGCGGAAGCTCGAGCAGCAAGGCGTCGCGCGCGAGCGCCTCGGCGCCGTCGTCCGCGCGCTCACGCCGTGGGCGGCGTCGTGCGGAAAGGACGGCGCGCCCAATCCGCCGCTCGCGACGCACGCGCCGATCCCTCCGCCCGCGCGATAAGCGATGAGCGATGACCGATGAGCGAACGCGCGTCTGGATCGTCGCCGACCTCGGGTTCGGCGACTCCGGAAAAGGGACGATTACCGATTATCTGGTGCGCACGCGGAGCGCGGAGCTGGTGGTCCGCTGGAACGGCGGCGCGCAAGCGGGCCACACGGTGGTCACGGAGGACGGGCGCGCGCACGTCTTCTCGCAGCTCGGCGCCGGCACCTTCGTCCCCGGCGTGCGGACCCACCTCGCCGAGCCTTTCGTCCTTCACCCCACCGCCTTGCTCGTCGAGGCGCGCCTCCTCGCCGAAACAGGTATTCCCATCGAAGACACGCTCGCCCGACTCACGATCGCGGAGAGCGCATTGGTCATTACCCCCTTTCACCAGGCGACGAACCGCCTCCGCGAGCTCGCGCGCGGCGCCGCCCGTCACGGCACTTGCGGCGTCGGAGTCGGCGAGACCGTTCGCGACGCCCTCGCATCCGGCCCGGACGCCATCCGCGCCCGCGACCTCGTCGGCGATCGCGTCACCTTGCTCCGCAAGCTGAGCGCCACCCGCGAGCGCCTCCTCGCCTCCCTCGCGCCGAGCTCCGGAGCGCCCTCGCGACACGACGAGCTCGTTTCACTCGAGCCGAGCGTCCCGAGCCGCACCGGCGCGCCGAGCGCCGCCGAGGAGCTCGCGATCCTGCGCGATCCTTCCGTGAGCGAGCGCTGGATCGACGCGGTGGAGGCGCTGCGCGCGCGGCGCGGGCTCGTCGTTCCCGACGACGCGCTCGGCGCGATGCTGCGCGCCGGTCCGACCGTGCTCGAGGGCGCGCAGGGGGTCCTCCTCGACGAACGACACGGGTTCCATCCCCACACGACCTGGAGCGACTGCACCACCGCGGCCGCGAGCGCGCTCTTGCGACGACACGGTGTCGACGACGGCATCGAGCGCATCGGCGTGCTGCGGACGTACCTCACGCGCCACGGCGAAGGCCCTTTTCCGAGCGAAGCGCCGGCGCTCGCGGCGCATCTCCCCGAGCCCCACAACGCGAGCGACGGCTGGCAGGGCGCGTTCCGCGTCGGTCATCAGGACATGGTCCTCCTCCGCTACGCGCTGCGCGTCTCCGGCGGCGTGGACGTCCTCGCCCTCACCCACACCGACCGGCTCGCCGCGGTCTCCTCGCTCGTCACCGCCTACGAAGGCGCCGCCGACGCGACCCTGTTCATGCACGATGCACATGGTCGCGCGATCGACCTCTACCCGCAGCAGGAGGAGGCGGACCAAGAGCGGCTCGGTCGCGCGCTCCGCGACGTGCGCGTCGTCCGCGCGCACGTCGCCCCCGACGCCGAGAGCTTCGCCGCCCGCATCACGGAGGAGCTCGGCGTCCCCGTCGCGATCACGTCGGCGGGCCCCACCGCCGCCGACAAACGCGAGCCTACTCGCCGCCCGGCGCGATGAGCTCGCGCGCGACGGCGTAGGTCCGAATCTCCTCCGCGATCGAGGCCGGCATCTGCATGTACGCGGGCGCCCCGGCGGTCAGAAACGCGTCCCACGACTGCCACAGACAAGGGTCCCACCCGCAGAAGGGCCCTTTGATCTCGCAGCCGTAGTCGAGACCTCCGGCCGACGCCGTCACGTCGTAATGCGGATAGAAGTCGGCTTTCGCCTCCCATTTCCACGTGCGCTTTTCGCCGTCGGCCCCGCCCATATCTCGACGATAATCGAGCGGCCGCGCCCTGGGAAGGCACGAGCTCTGCGAACCTGGGACAATGACGATCACGAACGACGTGCGCATGGCAGCCGCTCTTCTCCGGCGACGAGGTGCCCGAAGGGCAGCTCGGGCGCGGCGACGCGTGCGAGGATGCACTTGATGACCGAGCTTCGCGTCGAGCGTGCCGTCGAGGCCGACCTTCCGCGTATCGTCGCGATCTCGAACTGGGCGGCGGAGCATACGGCAGCGAACTTCGCGACCGCGCCCGAGACGCTCGACGACTGGCTCGCGGCCTGGCGCGAGCACGGCGCGCTTCATCCGTGGTTCGTCGCGCGCGCGGCGGACGGGAGCGTGCTCGGCTTCGCGAAGTCGGCGCCGCACAAGTCGCGCTGCGGCTACGCGTGGAGCGCCGAGGTCTCCGTCTACCTCGACCCCTCGGTCCACGGTCGCGGCGTGGGCACCGCGCTGTACGCGCGGCTCCTCGGGATCCTCGAGGCGCAGGGATACGCGACCGTCATCGCCGGCATCACCGCCGGGCACGTCGCGAGCGAGCGCCTCCACGCCAAGATGGGCTTCGTGCGCTGCGCGACGTTCCATCGCGTCGGCTTCAAGCTCGGGCGCTGGCACGACGTCGGCTACTGGGAGAAGCTGCTCTCCACCGGCGACGCCGCGCCGACGCCGGTGCGTCGCGTCA
This region of Labilithrix sp. genomic DNA includes:
- a CDS encoding N-acetyltransferase, with protein sequence MTELRVERAVEADLPRIVAISNWAAEHTAANFATAPETLDDWLAAWREHGALHPWFVARAADGSVLGFAKSAPHKSRCGYAWSAEVSVYLDPSVHGRGVGTALYARLLGILEAQGYATVIAGITAGHVASERLHAKMGFVRCATFHRVGFKLGRWHDVGYWEKLLSTGDAAPTPVRRVSDVA